Proteins from a single region of Acidobacteriota bacterium:
- a CDS encoding response regulator transcription factor yields the protein MPQTTILVVEDDEPIRRGLSDALRYAGYAVEECSRGDEALSTAYAASPDLLLLDVVLPGKDGFEILRELRESHPQLPVIMLTARGVEEDRVRGLKLGADDYVVKPFSATELLARVEAVLRRSAERPSDVREIQLADRTVQLELGQVVLPNGDSYTLSDLETRLLRYLAVNRERPIDRKELLQRVWGGNAREMETRAVDMHIRRLREKIEPDAANPTRIVTVRGKGYMLTWEPS from the coding sequence TTGCCGCAAACAACAATCCTTGTAGTCGAAGACGACGAACCCATCCGGCGCGGGCTTTCTGACGCCCTACGCTACGCCGGCTACGCGGTCGAGGAGTGTTCGAGAGGCGACGAGGCGCTGTCCACGGCCTACGCCGCGTCTCCGGATTTGCTACTGCTGGACGTGGTGCTTCCCGGCAAGGATGGGTTCGAGATCCTGCGTGAGCTGCGCGAGTCGCACCCGCAGTTGCCCGTGATCATGCTCACCGCACGCGGAGTCGAGGAAGACCGCGTGCGCGGGCTCAAACTCGGCGCCGACGACTACGTGGTCAAACCCTTCAGCGCTACCGAGCTTCTGGCCCGCGTTGAGGCGGTATTACGCCGTTCGGCCGAGAGGCCAAGCGACGTTCGCGAAATACAACTCGCTGATCGCACGGTGCAGCTCGAGTTGGGTCAGGTCGTTCTGCCGAACGGCGACAGCTACACGCTCTCAGACCTCGAGACCCGACTGTTGCGTTATCTCGCAGTCAACCGCGAACGCCCCATCGATCGGAAGGAACTGCTACAACGAGTCTGGGGTGGCAACGCGCGTGAGATGGAAACACGCGCGGTGGACATGCACATTCGCCGCCTACGAGAGAAGATCGAGCCAGACGCCGCCAACCCCACCCGGATCGTTACCGTGCGCGGCAAGGGCTACATGTTGACGTGGGAGCCGTCGTGA
- a CDS encoding VWA domain-containing protein, with translation MTTAGTIRTALIALAILLLTLTPSMAQETRPVDVVVMLDTSGSMENLLDATRARVWDVVNELGRMKPTPELRVGLISFGTDKATADQGFIIQHVDLTYELDEVYAELMELTTGGGDELVGRALNEALDGMNWSPEHDALRVVFVAGNESADQGVEDDDFRIAARAARDRDIIINALYAGNREQGVVEKWHEIAQAGEGNFSAIDPSTGSIQIAAPQDTLLLELNGRLNTTYVPYGEKGQDGLTNQIAQDSNASRLGVQSCSSRIVAKGGALYNNASWDLVDKSLEDGFNWDAISPADLPEEMQSMTMDEMIEFIDAKRALREGIQTEIQSLSDARETFVRQAIATRIGEAGLGEAMRNAIREQAMAKGFNCDGC, from the coding sequence ATGACGACAGCCGGAACGATTCGAACCGCCCTTATTGCCCTCGCCATTCTGCTTCTGACGCTCACCCCGTCGATGGCGCAGGAGACACGCCCGGTTGACGTGGTGGTCATGCTGGACACATCGGGCAGCATGGAGAACCTGCTCGACGCCACGCGGGCCCGCGTGTGGGATGTTGTCAACGAACTGGGCCGCATGAAACCCACGCCCGAGTTGCGAGTCGGTCTAATCAGTTTCGGCACGGATAAGGCCACCGCAGATCAGGGCTTCATCATCCAGCACGTGGACCTGACCTACGAACTGGACGAGGTCTACGCTGAGTTGATGGAGTTGACGACCGGGGGTGGCGATGAGCTCGTCGGACGCGCGTTGAACGAGGCGTTGGACGGCATGAATTGGTCGCCGGAACACGACGCCCTCCGCGTGGTGTTCGTCGCCGGCAACGAGTCGGCGGACCAGGGCGTCGAGGATGACGATTTTCGCATCGCGGCACGAGCGGCCCGAGATCGGGACATCATTATTAATGCTCTATATGCAGGTAATCGCGAACAGGGTGTCGTCGAGAAGTGGCACGAGATCGCCCAGGCCGGCGAGGGCAACTTTTCCGCCATCGACCCCTCGACCGGATCGATCCAGATCGCAGCCCCTCAGGACACTTTATTGCTCGAATTGAACGGCAGGCTCAATACGACGTACGTTCCCTACGGTGAAAAGGGGCAGGATGGACTGACCAACCAGATCGCGCAGGACAGCAATGCGTCGCGTCTGGGCGTTCAGTCGTGTAGCAGCCGCATCGTGGCCAAGGGTGGCGCTCTGTACAACAATGCTTCATGGGATCTTGTGGACAAGTCGCTCGAAGATGGCTTCAACTGGGATGCGATCTCCCCTGCCGACCTGCCCGAGGAGATGCAATCGATGACGATGGATGAGATGATTGAGTTCATCGACGCCAAGCGCGCGCTACGTGAGGGTATCCAGACGGAGATCCAATCGTTAAGCGATGCGCGCGAGACGTTCGTTAGACAGGCGATCGCCACCCGGATTGGCGAGGCGGGACTCGGCGAGGCGATGCGCAACGCAATCCGAGAACAGGCGATGGCCAAAGGCTTCAATTGCGACGGGTGTTAG